The following nucleotide sequence is from Ochotona princeps isolate mOchPri1 chromosome 24, mOchPri1.hap1, whole genome shotgun sequence.
agTCTCAGTTGACTTACTTTTGGACTGAGGGAGACATGCTCAAAATAGATCAAGAAATACAAACATAAGGAAACCTAGGACTTTTTGGAAATGCAAGGCTGAGTTTGAAACCCACGGTAGGAAGTAAAGCTGGCCATGGCTTAAGAGAAGGAATTGAAGCAGGATCTGGTAGGTGAATGGAGTCAGAGGTATTCTTAACATGCCTTCTCTTGGCTGTCTGGCTTCATTCACActgttgtttctcttgtgcaTCTGCTTTGCTTTCCTGTCTCTGCAATCTGGCGTCTCTGATGTTTCCACTCACATGGCTCTGTTGATATGAGCATGACTCAGAGGCCTACCCCTAccatggggaagggaggagagatggAGCATGGGCTGGGCAGGTAAACACCAACGATGTCTCCTGGTGTGCATTATCTGTGACAAAATAGTTTTGTCTACTGCAGACCTCTTCTGCCACAAAGGATGGTTTTGAACATATCCCCATCACCTCTGTGCCACCCCTGAATCCCATGCTAGAGGGCTCCAGAGACTGTAATCTGGGAGAAGCCATCCTGCAGCACCTTTGACTTGTCTGTGAGCAGTGGCTGTAAATGATTCTCAACTCCTCGTTCCCCCTCAGGTTCCAGGGAACAGAATCACTGACCGTCTTATGCATTGTGACACCTGAGCGTATGTCCAGCTTCTGTGTAGAGGTAGAGGCTTCATATCCACTGATACTGTCTCCATTGTCCATCCTTTGGGTCCTCTCCAAGGAGGACTTGTGGTTTACAAATCAACCATCTTTGACCTTGGACAGATCAAGTCTGGCTCTGGCTCGTTGAACTTGCTCCTCCTCTTTTCCAAAATAAGCAATGCCAGGCTCATAAACCTGTAGTGAGGATTATGTATGCTGCTTTGTGAGAAAGGCTTGTAACACAGAGCCAGGCACATGACGTCTGACCTGCATTTCTGGGTTCTTCAGTGAGGCTCTGTGTCAGGAAAGCCTAGGCTGGGAAACCTGTGGCTGTTTCCAAGATAGGCACTGAAAATTACAGAGTGTTCCCGAAAAATAAGCCCTCCCGCTTCCTCCCATTGTGTCCCAGCTCTGTCGCCATGAGAATGGAAAGCTAATTACAATGTTCTGGATTTAACTAACGTTAAGTTGTTCTTCCTTACCTGTCTCACAGCACTGTGAGCAGAAATACATGAGGAAGTACATGGAAAGCCCTTGAACCAGTGCTGAGCACTTGAGTGTTTAATGAATGCTCTCTGTTTTTGTTGGACATGGCTGAAATGTGTCTTCCCCTGACGTGTGGCGGGCCAGCCGAGTGAGGTGATGTTTGTTGTCTGGGAAAAGACAGTTGTCCAGTTTACCTGTCTGCACCTTAAAATGGTCCCTGCATGCTGAAGAATTGTCAATTTTGGAGTTGTGGAGCTAACAAGAGGCTTAAGAACAAAAATAGATTCCTAAAAGACTGTGTGTGGAAGAAAAATCTTGCCTTTACTAGCAGATTCCTAATGTGAAATTTCCTTatgaaaagcatttttctttagttGTTATGCTTTCATTTCACATCTCCCCATCCTCTTCATCTCTGCACCACCCTAAGTTTGTCATTCCTATATCTATCTATGTGTATCTGTCCATCTATTCACCTGCTATGTATCTGTGTATATTGTTTATACACTTCCAACACCTCTCAACTGGGATGTCATTTTCCATTGGAAATACTTTCTCTGTtcagattttataaaattttcgGTTGAAAAGAGTAGATTTGTATACTCAGCCTTTTtgaaatgtgctttaaaaattgTCCAATGACTGAATCAAGGATCAGTTCCAAAACTTAAAATTGCTGGAAAATCCAGGCATTATTCAGACAAGCAATGTCTCAGGGCTGCATGGCCATATGTGGCCACAGTGCTGCGCAATGCACGTGTAAATCCTTAGGCCTGCCACTCTCAGTGGCCCATCTTGCCCATCTTGCCACACAGTTTGCATTACCGTGTCCTTCCCTTACCTGGAATACCCACTGACTCCCTCCCCTTGTGCTGTCTGGGGCTCTTTTGATTGTAAAAGTAAGAACAGTTCAGTATGCCTGTTATACAGGAAATAGGCATGGAACAGAACTGACCAGTACTCAGGACAACCTGGAGCAGCTTGAGGAGCCGTCCTGTGTCCTGTGTGGCCACCACCACATCCACTCTGCCCTCTTACCAGCCAGTCTCAGTTGGTATGATCTCCTTAGGTAGTGAAAATGGAGTGTCCAAGCTGGGCAGCCCCAGCTTCAGCATCATACCTAATACACTCACCTCTGGCtgtggaaatgaaacagcaaaatGTAGGTGACGTTCTGTCACAGTAGAGTATTGGTGGCAGTGTAGCCAGTGGGCTTTATGCCATTTTGTGGCCTGGCAGGAGGTGAGGTTTGTCATGCTTTCAGAGATCCTCCTAGGAGGCAGAGAAGAAGTCCCAAGTCAGATGGCTGTGGCTTCTGTTAACCCAGGGTGAGCCTTGTGCTTTGGCTGCCATCACCATGAGCCACAGAATTTTCCTGTTTTCAGCTTGTCCTGAAATTCACATCACTTGAATCATCTTGGATGAACACCGGTTTCTAGGAAGCAAATGTGTTCAGCAATGACACCTGTGATTGTTGTATGTCTTCGTTTTGGCTGCTGGTCTATAAGGCATTAAGGAATAAGAAGTAGGAAATATCAGTTTTGAAGGAAGAGGGTTCTGGAATGCCAGAAACTGTCAAGGGAACAAGGTTCAGAATGTTGCTGCTGAGGGGAGAGAAGGCATGGGGCCTAGAAGGATGTCCATgatacaagtggcagcttaaatccactgtgccacaacgctggtcCCTTCTTCATTCTTAAACTAGTGCATGTAACAGGTCAGCTGGGATCAGCTAAATCAGGGTCGGTAGGTCTAGGGCAGAGCCAGAgcttctgcatttccaacaagtGATGCGGAGTCGTGAAGACTTAAGTTCTTTGTGCCTCCTTGACTTCAACTGTGAAAAGCTCTGCTGTGTAGTAGAAGGCAAATTGTTTGTTTCATCACTGCACATGTGTACTGTGAAGAGGGCCATGTTGAGTAGGAATctgatctgtttttgtttttttcttcacaaGGCTTGAGGTTAGTAACTTGGCTCTCAGATCTACCCTGTCCACACTGGCTTAAATAGCTGCCTCAGTTGACTCAAGTTTTGGGAGGCGTCTGCTAGAGACTAGCCTTCCACCTTGATGACTTCTTTGTGCTGCCTGCAGTTGGAGTGGGTGCTTTCAACCTGGGATTCAGGCATAGCACTCAATCTGGTCTCTTTATCCTTTGCCCACAGGTGGTGTCCTTCATGAAGTCTCCAGTGGCTCAGTACTTGGACAGACATCCTTTCCTGACCCTCACCTTGCTAGTATTCATTGTTATGTCAGCCCTTCCTGTTGGGTTCTTCCTCTTCTTCGTGGTGTTGACCTTCTTAGCTGCTCTTGTGGGAGTCATATTACTGGAAGGTATGCTGCTTGGTTACTTACCTGTTTGAAAAATGACTCAGTTGGGAGGACAGTATTTATTGGGCATCTGCCACTCTTGTCAAAGCTTTTTGTTCTTATCAAAAGTCACACAAGACAGTCTGTCAGGGTAGTTAACACTGGACCCTGGAGTCTGTTAGAATTTTACGTCCACTGGCATGTCTTTTGGACAAGTCATTTATCAGATTTGACAGgtaataaaaattatcaaaacacCCAGTATGATACAATGTAGGGATGGTGGGACTGGCGGAAGCTGAAGGGCCAGGCAGTTGTTAACAATGCAAATGCCCACTGGCGTGGTGAAATCTCCTCACTAAAGAACATAAGAGCATTATCATTGTCGTAGACACATTATTCTGGGTCTACCACTTTTCAGCTTGCTATAAATGAATGCTTCTTCTGCTATGTTCTGTCTTAGGACTGGTCATCTCTGTGGGTGGCCTCTCACTGCTCTGTGTCCTCTGTGGCTTGGGCTTCGTGTCGCTCATTGTGTCAGGGGCAGCCATAATGTCCTACGTGGTGATTTCCAGCCTCATCGGGTTCTGGTTTTCTCCCAGGTAAATATATGTCAATGGAATGCTTTATcataattttcaaattatgtATTTTGTCTGTTTGTAAAACAGTGAAACGAATAGACTAGAGATCTCCTGTCCACCACTTTCTTCCCTAAATGCCCaaccagagctggcccaggctcaagttgggagccagaaactaGGTATCCTACATAATTAGCAGGGACCCGAGAACTTGGTGTTACTTGCTGCCTTCTTGGGCATATGTAAATAagaagctggagtccagagcaGAGCAAGGTTTCGAACCAAGGCACTCTGATAAAAGAGACGCAGGCATTTTAAGTAGCATTTTTGCCAttatgccaaatgcctaccccatgGGGGAGTTTTCACTGATAATCCCCTAAGCCTCCCCCTCTCCACAATGTCTTGAAGCAAAATTGTAAGTGGTAGATATTTCTGATAGTTCATAATGTCAGACATTAAATGGGAATTTACAGGGACTATCAAGCAAACTATTGCTGTCAtcatctgtcacacacacacaactcattTCATAGTCATAGCGATTCCATGAAGTAATTATTATTGATTCCTTCAGGAAGATGGCCTTTTAACTTCCACAAGTCAACTTAACGTGTTTTTAGTATGGCTACTATAGAGAAAAATATGAGGGttctttaagaaattaaaaacagaactacCATAGGACCCCACAATCCCACTACTGGGGAGATAtctatatccaaaagaaattaaatcatatTATCAAAGAGGCATCTACACTCCTGTATTTATTCTGGCTCTATTCATAATAGCCAAGTGACGGAATCAATGTGTCTATCAGTATataaatggacaaagaaaatgtgtatacATACAATGAAACAGCATTCATGCGTAAAAATGGATGAGATTCTATTATTTATGACTACATGGATAAATCTTGAGAACCTTATGTTTCATGAAATATCCTGGGCACATAAAGACACGTATTGCATGATCTCACTCATTTATGGTGTCTGACAAAGACAATCTTAAACAAATAGAGAACAGAATAATGTTCACCAGAGACTGGAAACTAGGATGGAGTGGAAGAAAGTTGGTCAATGTAGAAAGTTAGTTTAGATGGAAGAAATGTAATCTGATGTTTAAATGTCTGGATCACTATAGCGAAGAGTCTTCAAAGTTTCAGAgaacatgtattatgaaaaaaaaatgtgtgtaaatatttttaaactattttttgcaCAGAAATAAATAGTAGCCTAAATAGGAATTTACCATTACTACCTAACGGAAAGTTGATGACAGCCCAGGTGGATGCATGTCTGTCCAAGGCACCTTGAGCCTCTCTGTGTTTCCACCCTTGACCCATTATTTTTTCCCCTCATGGCGGTAAGATAGCTGCTGTAACCCCAAGTGCCCCAGTGTCCCAGGCCGGCTGAAGAGGGGGATTGGGGGGCAGAAAGGAGTGCTTGCTAACTGAATCAGCTCCTTTTTACTGGCATGTGAAGTCTTCCCTAGCAAAACACCCCACTCTCCCACAGCATACTTCATCGGTTAGGACTTTGGCAGAGGAAGCTCTAGGCTGGGAGTGTTCAGCTTACACGTCTTCCCTACAGACTCACAAGGAGAAAATCCCTGCTTATGTGTCCCAGCTGGCCAGACTCCAGTGTGTGCTGTTGTTTGTCACAATGGGATGTGTCAGTGGTAGCAAAACTCAAGTTTAGGGAAAATCCATAGATCCAGTTAAGTTCCTGTTCATAGCactgccttccttccctctcacGGCCTCCTGAAATCTACAGTCACAGGGACTAAGACAGaagtgtttttcttcctttaccTTCCGCCTCCCTTCCACTGGAGCTGTCAACAACCGATCTGAAGATAGGGACCTGAGTCCCAATCTGCCGTTTTCCAGTGGTGTGACCTGGAACAAACCACTAAACTTCTTCCTGTTGGCAAAATGAAGCTACTTCTCGCTCTGCTTTCTCATTGGGTTGTGAAGATACTAATGACTGTGGAAACACAAAATATCCATATCAGAACAGGGGGAATGAGCCATAAGCCTGTTCCTAACCCAGTCATTTTAACCTTCTGTGGCCTCAGTTCCCTCATCTGTAACATTGGTGTTACCCCCCAAAATACTGTGGTTGCAAGAAGCAGCTGGAAACAAAGCCACAAAGAATGTTGTACATTCAGCTCTGTCTGCTCTCAAGAGGCCCCAGAGCTAACCGTCTCCTCTTGTTGCTAAACAGACCCCCGGCACAGAAAAACCCCAGGGGCAACTGCCAGCTGGCTATGAAGTCTGTGGACTTGAAGGGAGTCTACCAGGAGTGACCGACTGGATAGAACCAGAGCTCTCTTTCCAAACATCTCAGGAAAGCTGTTGGATCGTGCTTACTCCAAGGGATCATGACTCAGAGAAGCTATCAGGGTGGTCACACATGCCTCAGATGTGTCCTCTGGCTTTTCCACTTGGTGTTTGTAGGATCCTGCAACGGCCCAGTTTGGCCTGTGTGGTCTGCCATCTGCCACTCAAGTATGTGGCCTTGACTTTGACAAGGATCTGGGCCAAGAGTCAGAGCCTTGGGGCTTATGTCCACAGACTCACAAGAAGACAACAGAGGATTGCTTTTGTGTTTGGAAATGCGGAAGCTGTTTATTTTTTGTCACTtggtttaaaacatttaaaacaagagGTAGAGGGTAATTCAAAACAGAGCAAGCTCTTCTGCCCTGTTCACTTTTGATTAAGAAAACATCGCACCTTTTGGAAATAATAGCCTCTCATAGCTGG
It contains:
- the LDAF1 gene encoding lipid droplet assembly factor 1 isoform X1, producing the protein MVKKEPPSISKDLEELQRKLSLLAESIKNNSKVVSFMKSPVAQYLDRHPFLTLTLLVFIVMSALPVGFFLFFVVLTFLAALVGVILLEGLVISVGGLSLLCVLCGLGFVSLIVSGAAIMSYVVISSLIGFWFSPRPPAQKNPRGNCQLAMKSVDLKGVYQE
- the LDAF1 gene encoding lipid droplet assembly factor 1 isoform X2; translated protein: MVKKEPPSISKDLEELQRKLSLLAESIKNNSKVVSFMKSPVAQYLDRHPFLTLTLLVFIVMSALPVGFFLFFVVLTFLAALVGVILLEGLVISVGGLSLLCVLCGLGFVSLIVSGAAIMSYVVISSLIGFWFSPSGVTWNKPLNFFLLAK
- the LDAF1 gene encoding lipid droplet assembly factor 1 isoform X3, producing MVKKEPPSISKDLEELQRKLSLLAESIKNNSKVVSFMKSPVAQYLDRHPFLTLTLLVFIVMSALPVGFFLFFVVLTFLAALVGVILLEGLVISVGGLSLLCVLCGLGFVSLIVSGAAIMSYVVISSLIGFWFSPSCQQPI